Proteins encoded in a region of the Papio anubis isolate 15944 chromosome 14, Panubis1.0, whole genome shotgun sequence genome:
- the ACP1 gene encoding low molecular weight phosphotyrosine protein phosphatase isoform X3 codes for MAEQATKSVLFVCLGNICRSPIAEAVFRKLVTDQNISENWVIDSGAVSDWNVGRSPDPRAVSCLRNHGVHTAHKARQITKEDFATFDYILCMDESNLRDLNRKSNQVKTCKAKIELLGSYDPQKQLIIEDPYYGNDSDFETVYQQCVRCCRAFLEKAD; via the exons GTAACATTTGTCGATCACCCATTGCAGAAGCAGTTTTCAGGAAACTTGTAACTGATCAAAACATCTCAGAGAAT TGGGTCATTGACAGCGGTGCTGTTTCTGACTGGAACGTGGGCCGGTCCCCAGACCCAAGAGCTGTGAGCTGCCTAAGAAATCATGGCGTTCACACAGCCCATAAAGCAAGACAG ATTACCAAAGAAGATTTTGCCACGTTTGATTATATACTATGTATGGATGAAAGCAATCTGAG AGATTTGAATAGAAAAAGTAATCAAGTTAAAACCTGCAAAGCTAAAATTGAACTACTTGGGAGCTATGATCCACAAAAACAACTTATTATTGAAGATCCCTATTAT GGGAATGACTCTGACTTTGAGACGGTGTACCAGCAATGTGTCAGGTGCTGCAGAGCGTTCTTGGAGAAGGCCGACTGA
- the ACP1 gene encoding low molecular weight phosphotyrosine protein phosphatase isoform X2 gives MAEQATKSVLFVCLGNICRSPIAEAVFRKLVTDQNISENWRVDSAATSGYEIGNAPDYRGQNCMKRHGIPMSHVARQITKEDFATFDYILCMDESNLRDLNRKSNQVKTCKAKIELLGSYDPQKQLIIEDPYYGNDSDFETVYQQCVRCCRAFLEKAD, from the exons GTAACATTTGTCGATCACCCATTGCAGAAGCAGTTTTCAGGAAACTTGTAACTGATCAAAACATCTCAGAGAAT TGGAGGGTAGACAGCGCGGCGACTTCCGGGTATGAGATAGGGAACGCCCCTGACTACCGAGGGCAGAACTGCATGAAGAGGCACGGCATCCCCATGAGCCACGTTGCCCGGCAG ATTACCAAAGAAGATTTTGCCACGTTTGATTATATACTATGTATGGATGAAAGCAATCTGAG AGATTTGAATAGAAAAAGTAATCAAGTTAAAACCTGCAAAGCTAAAATTGAACTACTTGGGAGCTATGATCCACAAAAACAACTTATTATTGAAGATCCCTATTAT GGGAATGACTCTGACTTTGAGACGGTGTACCAGCAATGTGTCAGGTGCTGCAGAGCGTTCTTGGAGAAGGCCGACTGA
- the ACP1 gene encoding low molecular weight phosphotyrosine protein phosphatase isoform X1 has product MAEQATKSVLFVCLGNICRSPIAEAVFRKLVTDQNISENWVIDSGAVSDWNVGRSPDPRAVSCLRNHGVHTAHKARQAFAYLASFYWPLLKIDLFGAVLQNMSTHTLKFYVFKITKEDFATFDYILCMDESNLRDLNRKSNQVKTCKAKIELLGSYDPQKQLIIEDPYYGNDSDFETVYQQCVRCCRAFLEKAD; this is encoded by the exons GTAACATTTGTCGATCACCCATTGCAGAAGCAGTTTTCAGGAAACTTGTAACTGATCAAAACATCTCAGAGAAT TGGGTCATTGACAGCGGTGCTGTTTCTGACTGGAACGTGGGCCGGTCCCCAGACCCAAGAGCTGTGAGCTGCCTAAGAAATCATGGCGTTCACACAGCCCATAAAGCAAGACAG GCCTTTGCATACCTTGCCAGTTTCTACTGGCCATTGttgaaaatagatttatttggAGCAGTCCTTCAGAATATGAGCACTCATACTttgaagttttatgtttttaag ATTACCAAAGAAGATTTTGCCACGTTTGATTATATACTATGTATGGATGAAAGCAATCTGAG AGATTTGAATAGAAAAAGTAATCAAGTTAAAACCTGCAAAGCTAAAATTGAACTACTTGGGAGCTATGATCCACAAAAACAACTTATTATTGAAGATCCCTATTAT GGGAATGACTCTGACTTTGAGACGGTGTACCAGCAATGTGTCAGGTGCTGCAGAGCGTTCTTGGAGAAGGCCGACTGA